A window of Sulfurimonas gotlandica GD1 contains these coding sequences:
- a CDS encoding CvfB family protein yields the protein MKQNEYLELGKINTLFIDRLTTPGAYLMALDGNDVLLPGPYLTPEMKERTLVDVFLYTDSEDRLVATTLTPTAKLDEMALFEVIDTAPFGAFMDWGLSKDLLVPNMFQKTPFKVGEKRFIRVIYDERTHRLVGTEKLGDFFEHKVKGIKIADEVNILIIAKTPLGYKCIVEDKYEGLIYHNEIFENIKLGDRRKAFVKDVRKDGNIDLNLRKAGSKKSGSSSDKVLDLLKENNGIMPYNYKSDAELIKNVFGLSKKDFKRSLTTLQEAGEIDVKDTGIYIKD from the coding sequence ATGAAACAAAACGAATACCTAGAACTAGGTAAAATCAACACACTTTTTATAGACAGACTCACAACTCCAGGTGCATACCTGATGGCACTTGATGGGAATGATGTACTTCTACCAGGACCATACCTCACTCCTGAGATGAAAGAGAGAACACTTGTAGATGTGTTTTTATATACAGACTCAGAAGATAGACTTGTAGCTACTACACTCACTCCAACTGCAAAACTTGATGAAATGGCACTATTTGAAGTTATAGACACTGCACCTTTTGGAGCATTTATGGACTGGGGTTTAAGTAAAGATCTTTTAGTGCCAAATATGTTTCAAAAAACACCTTTTAAAGTTGGCGAAAAAAGATTTATAAGAGTAATTTACGATGAGCGTACTCACCGTCTTGTCGGAACTGAAAAGCTTGGTGACTTTTTTGAACATAAGGTTAAGGGCATTAAAATAGCTGATGAAGTAAATATTTTAATCATTGCAAAGACTCCTCTTGGCTACAAGTGTATCGTAGAAGATAAGTACGAAGGTCTGATTTATCATAACGAGATTTTTGAGAACATAAAACTTGGCGATAGAAGAAAAGCTTTTGTAAAAGATGTTAGAAAAGATGGAAATATTGACTTAAATCTTAGAAAAGCAGGCAGTAAAAAAAGCGGCAGTTCTTCTGACAAAGTTCTTGATCTATTAAAAGAGAACAACGGTATCATGCCTTACAACTACAAAAGTGATGCAGAGCTTATAAAAAATGTATTTGGTCTTAGTAAAAAAGATTTTAAACGCTCACTTACGACACTTCAAGAAGCTGGTGAGATAGATGTAAAAGATACTGGAATATATATAAAGGATTAA
- a CDS encoding endonuclease III domain-containing protein has protein sequence MNKIYEIYKLLYSSYGPQGWWPFTNYDGENESKNGNSKGYHILDYSFPQDVNEVFEVCLGSILTQNTTFTSVVKSLHNLKEIDALTPEAIKELDINVFKFAMKPSGYHNQKAKYILEFISFFEGLDGRIPTRHELLSVLGIGEETADSILLYGYKQPEFKVDAYTKRLLVELGLIDEKAKYKDMKLLMQDGLKECIKDEKELLIVYQEYHALIVNHSKEFYYKKPYGVGCFLKEKIV, from the coding sequence ATGAATAAAATATATGAGATTTATAAACTACTTTATTCTAGTTATGGACCTCAAGGTTGGTGGCCGTTTACAAACTACGATGGAGAAAATGAGTCCAAAAATGGAAATTCCAAGGGATACCATATACTAGACTACTCTTTCCCTCAAGATGTAAATGAAGTGTTTGAGGTCTGCTTAGGCTCTATCCTTACTCAAAACACCACATTTACATCAGTAGTTAAATCTCTTCATAATCTTAAAGAGATAGATGCCCTTACACCAGAAGCTATAAAAGAGCTAGATATAAATGTGTTTAAATTTGCGATGAAACCATCTGGTTATCATAATCAAAAGGCTAAATATATTTTAGAATTTATCTCTTTTTTTGAAGGACTTGATGGTAGAATTCCAACTAGACATGAACTACTTTCAGTTTTAGGCATCGGAGAAGAGACAGCAGACTCCATTTTGCTGTATGGTTATAAGCAGCCAGAGTTTAAGGTAGATGCATATACAAAAAGACTGCTTGTAGAACTCGGACTTATAGATGAGAAGGCAAAATACAAAGATATGAAACTTCTGATGCAAGATGGTTTAAAAGAATGCATAAAAGATGAGAAAGAACTTCTTATTGTCTACCAGGAATACCATGCACTTATCGTTAATCACTCAAAAGAGTTTTACTATAAAAAACCTTATGGCGTTGGGTGTTTTTTAAAAGAGAAAATAGTATGA
- a CDS encoding arsenate reductase ArsC has product MNKKVLILCTGNSCRSIIGEAVLNKYLDGVDAMSSGVKASGKVNPNAKKVLEANGLWRDDYHSKTLDKVIDIEFDLVVTVCDNAMESCPIFPKNTKVIHIGYEDPDGKEYSAFEKTLKLIKFELTPIVRMELGL; this is encoded by the coding sequence GTGAATAAAAAAGTTTTAATATTATGCACAGGAAACAGTTGCCGTTCTATCATCGGTGAGGCAGTTTTAAACAAATATCTTGATGGTGTAGATGCCATGAGCTCTGGAGTAAAAGCCAGTGGAAAAGTAAATCCAAATGCCAAAAAAGTTTTAGAAGCAAACGGCTTATGGAGAGATGATTACCACTCAAAGACTTTAGATAAAGTGATAGATATAGAGTTTGATTTAGTTGTTACAGTTTGCGATAATGCGATGGAATCTTGTCCAATATTTCCAAAAAACACTAAAGTAATACATATTGGTTATGAAGATCCTGATGGAAAAGAATATTCTGCATTTGAGAAGACTTTAAAGCTTATTAAATTTGAACTTACACCAATTGTTAGAATGGAACTGGGTCTATAA
- a CDS encoding permease produces MWKESVDYLTNDILKLEGHLGEAINFFIYDTVKIWFLLITIIFAVSYLRTHFNTEYVRAHLQGKSQFYGNVLASLFGIVTPFCSCSAIPLFLGFIQARIPLGVTFSFLISSPMNNEIAIALLFGLFGWKVTAIYIGFGLLVAILGGYFIGRMNMEKYILMDVKQMDGELEEVQIKLTQKERVKESYDYTLDIFKKIYLYVLVGVGIGAVIHGYIPADFIASYTGADNPFAVIIAVVMGIPMYSNAAGVMPLVEVLTGKGMLLGTALSFMMAVTALSLPEAMILKRILHVKLIALFFGIVGSGIIAIGYIFNFIL; encoded by the coding sequence ATGTGGAAAGAGAGTGTTGATTATCTAACGAATGACATTTTAAAGCTCGAAGGTCATCTTGGTGAAGCAATAAATTTCTTCATCTATGACACTGTAAAAATATGGTTTTTGCTTATTACTATTATCTTTGCAGTCTCATATCTAAGAACACATTTTAATACTGAATATGTAAGAGCGCATCTACAAGGTAAGTCACAGTTTTACGGAAATGTTTTAGCATCTCTCTTTGGTATAGTAACTCCGTTTTGCAGCTGTTCTGCTATACCTCTATTTTTAGGTTTTATACAAGCTAGAATTCCTCTAGGTGTAACTTTTTCATTTCTTATCAGCTCTCCAATGAACAACGAGATTGCCATTGCACTTCTCTTTGGTCTGTTTGGATGGAAAGTCACGGCTATCTACATCGGTTTTGGACTTTTAGTTGCCATACTAGGTGGTTATTTTATTGGTCGTATGAATATGGAGAAATACATTCTTATGGATGTAAAACAGATGGATGGAGAGCTAGAGGAAGTACAGATTAAGCTCACTCAAAAAGAGAGAGTCAAAGAATCATATGACTACACTCTCGATATATTTAAAAAGATATATCTCTATGTTCTTGTAGGTGTCGGAATTGGAGCAGTTATTCATGGTTATATTCCTGCTGACTTTATAGCATCTTACACTGGAGCTGATAATCCTTTTGCTGTAATCATAGCAGTTGTTATGGGAATTCCAATGTACTCAAACGCAGCGGGTGTAATGCCTCTAGTAGAAGTACTAACAGGTAAAGGTATGCTACTAGGAACTGCTCTTAGTTTTATGATGGCAGTAACTGCTCTTAGTCTTCCAGAAGCTATGATACTAAAAAGAATACTTCACGTTAAGCTAATAGCTCTGTTTTTTGGTATAGTTGGTTCAGGCATTATAGCTATAGGCTATATATTTAACTTTATATTATAA
- a CDS encoding M14 family metallopeptidase, which produces MNRGMLKLYSLIILLLLPIIVSANNSFKFDLIQKGKQDGNTLLVIGGIQGDEPGGFLSASLLATHYEITKGSVWIVPNLNFYSIIKRSRGPYGDMNRKFAELSAKDPEYETISRIKNYIKDESVKLIVNLHDGSGFYRKTYEDSMHSPSRWGQCSIVDQSNIDIPVYGNLEEISSKVVKYVNDNLIKNEDIYHVHNTRTKEGDKEMEKSLTYFAINQGKAAFGNEASKNLPTHMRVYYHLLALEKYMDIMGIEYKRKFIMDSSGVYKAINDDIYISLYDGKIKLPLAQIRDIVKYFPIKKDGVLDFKASNPLLTIIKKDNTYVIQYGNRRLSRLKADYQDYDDVSPSVQLKIDGKLQDVKFGSLVDVESSFLVQENSGYRVNVIGYTNESKKETGIEIQSKEILKHYSLDKKGTIYRVEYYSKNKFAGMVLIKFRT; this is translated from the coding sequence TTGAACCGTGGCATGTTGAAGTTATATAGTTTAATTATATTACTCTTACTGCCCATAATCGTCAGTGCAAATAATAGCTTTAAATTTGACCTTATTCAAAAAGGCAAACAAGATGGGAATACGCTTCTTGTGATAGGTGGAATCCAAGGCGATGAGCCAGGTGGTTTTTTATCAGCATCTCTTCTTGCAACTCATTATGAGATAACCAAAGGTTCTGTTTGGATAGTCCCAAATCTCAACTTTTATAGCATCATAAAGAGAAGCAGAGGTCCTTATGGCGATATGAATAGAAAATTCGCCGAACTATCCGCAAAAGATCCAGAGTATGAGACAATCTCAAGAATTAAAAACTATATAAAAGATGAGAGTGTAAAACTTATAGTAAATCTTCATGATGGAAGCGGCTTTTACAGAAAAACATATGAAGACAGTATGCATTCTCCTTCTAGATGGGGTCAGTGCTCTATTGTAGATCAATCAAATATAGACATACCTGTTTATGGAAACCTTGAAGAGATATCTTCAAAAGTTGTGAAATACGTTAATGATAATCTTATTAAAAATGAAGATATTTACCATGTTCATAACACTAGAACAAAAGAGGGCGATAAAGAGATGGAAAAATCTCTTACATATTTTGCTATCAACCAAGGAAAAGCAGCCTTTGGTAATGAAGCAAGTAAAAACCTTCCGACACATATGAGAGTTTACTACCATCTTTTAGCATTAGAAAAATATATGGATATTATGGGCATAGAGTATAAAAGAAAATTCATAATGGACTCTAGCGGCGTTTACAAAGCTATAAATGATGACATATATATATCTTTATATGATGGTAAGATTAAACTGCCACTAGCTCAGATAAGAGATATAGTAAAATATTTTCCTATTAAAAAAGATGGTGTTTTAGATTTTAAAGCAAGTAATCCTCTCCTTACAATTATAAAAAAAGACAACACTTATGTCATTCAGTATGGCAACAGAAGACTATCAAGGCTAAAAGCAGATTATCAAGATTATGATGATGTTTCTCCAAGTGTACAACTTAAGATTGATGGGAAACTCCAAGATGTAAAGTTTGGATCACTTGTGGATGTAGAGAGTAGTTTTTTAGTACAAGAGAATAGCGGTTACAGAGTCAATGTTATAGGCTATACAAATGAAAGTAAAAAAGAAACAGGTATAGAGATCCAAAGTAAAGAGATTTTAAAACACTACTCACTTGATAAAAAAGGTACTATTTATAGAGTAGAGTATTACTCTAAAAATAAATTTGCAGGTATGGTTTTAATTAAATTTAGAACTTAA
- a CDS encoding thioredoxin family protein: MKIEILGTGCAKCKTLEEVAKQAVAKIGGFHSVIKVDDIQKIMDYGVMNTPGLVVDGVVKSTGKVLSVDEAIALMQA, translated from the coding sequence ATGAAAATAGAGATTTTAGGCACAGGCTGTGCAAAATGTAAAACTTTAGAAGAAGTTGCAAAACAAGCGGTAGCAAAAATCGGTGGATTTCACTCAGTTATTAAAGTTGATGACATCCAAAAAATCATGGACTACGGAGTTATGAACACACCTGGTCTAGTTGTAGACGGTGTAGTTAAAAGCACAGGAAAGGTTTTAAGTGTTGATGAGGCTATTGCTCTTATGCAGGCTTAA
- a CDS encoding ArsR/SmtB family transcription factor, translating to MEIFLKTISSINDETRVEILHFIDKNGEVCVCDIENSFKMIQSRISRHLKILKDGGFLKVDRRGRWAFYSIRTPLDEFRQSILKEISFSNIEIPKLNKGCKSE from the coding sequence ATGGAAATATTTTTAAAAACTATTAGCTCCATAAATGATGAAACAAGAGTAGAAATACTTCACTTCATAGATAAAAATGGTGAAGTATGTGTCTGTGACATTGAAAACTCTTTCAAGATGATTCAGTCTCGCATCTCAAGACACCTGAAAATCCTAAAAGATGGTGGTTTTTTAAAAGTAGACAGACGCGGAAGATGGGCATTTTACAGCATCAGAACTCCACTTGATGAGTTTAGGCAGTCAATTTTAAAAGAGATTAGTTTTTCAAATATAGAGATACCTAAATTAAATAAAGGATGTAAAAGTGAATAA
- the trpB gene encoding tryptophan synthase subunit beta: MSKSYLESTPDENGFFGKFGGSFIPPVLEQPFADITQAYKELKDSPEFIKELKYVRKHYQGRPTPISFAKNLTELCGGAKIYLKREDLNHTGAHKLNHCMAEVILAKHLGKTKVIAETGAGQHGVALATAAAYFGLECEIHMGEVDIAKEHPNVVRMKILGANVIPATHGLKTLKEAVDSAFDSYVPQADKAIYCIGSVVGPHPFPMMVRDFQSVVGHEAKEQFFEHENNLPDAVVACVGGGSNAMGIFAGFIDDKEVELHGVEPMGRGEKLGEHAATLTYGEEGVMHGFNSIMLKDENGEPAPVYSIGSGIDYPSVGPEHAYLQSIGRTTVGLCNDEEAVDAFYKLSQLEGIIPALESAHAVGYAMKLAKTLGKDKTILINLSGRGDKDIDFVVDNYPIPNAKF; encoded by the coding sequence ATGTCTAAATCTTACTTAGAATCAACTCCAGATGAAAATGGATTTTTTGGAAAATTTGGAGGCTCTTTTATACCTCCGGTTTTAGAACAACCATTTGCTGACATAACTCAAGCATATAAAGAGCTAAAAGACTCTCCAGAGTTTATTAAAGAGCTTAAATATGTTAGAAAACATTACCAAGGACGTCCTACTCCTATCTCATTTGCAAAAAATCTTACTGAGCTTTGTGGCGGTGCTAAAATATATCTAAAAAGAGAAGATCTAAACCACACTGGTGCACACAAACTAAACCACTGTATGGCTGAAGTTATTTTAGCTAAGCATCTGGGTAAGACAAAAGTTATTGCTGAAACAGGTGCCGGACAACACGGTGTTGCTCTTGCGACTGCAGCTGCATACTTTGGGCTAGAGTGCGAGATTCACATGGGCGAAGTAGATATCGCTAAAGAGCATCCAAATGTTGTTCGTATGAAGATTCTTGGTGCTAATGTTATTCCTGCTACTCATGGATTAAAAACACTAAAAGAAGCAGTTGACAGTGCATTTGATAGTTATGTTCCACAGGCTGATAAAGCTATTTACTGTATCGGTTCTGTAGTTGGACCTCATCCATTTCCAATGATGGTAAGAGATTTCCAATCAGTAGTAGGACACGAAGCAAAAGAGCAGTTTTTTGAGCATGAAAACAACTTACCGGATGCAGTAGTTGCATGTGTTGGCGGTGGTTCAAATGCTATGGGTATTTTTGCCGGATTTATAGATGACAAAGAAGTTGAACTTCACGGTGTTGAACCTATGGGTAGAGGTGAAAAATTAGGTGAGCATGCAGCAACACTTACTTATGGAGAAGAAGGAGTTATGCACGGATTTAACTCTATCATGCTTAAAGATGAGAATGGAGAACCTGCTCCGGTTTATTCTATTGGTTCTGGTATTGACTACCCATCTGTTGGTCCAGAACACGCTTACTTACAGAGCATAGGCAGAACAACTGTCGGTCTTTGTAACGATGAAGAGGCAGTAGATGCTTTTTACAAACTTTCTCAACTTGAGGGCATCATCCCAGCGCTTGAATCAGCTCACGCTGTCGGATATGCAATGAAGCTTGCAAAAACTCTTGGAAAAGATAAAACAATTCTAATCAACTTAAGTGGCAGGGGTGACAAAGATATAGACTTCGTTGTAGACAACTACCCTATTCCAAACGCCAAGTTTTAA
- a CDS encoding YbfB/YjiJ family MFS transporter yields MNINLLDRNNNAAILLAGILAIVVGVGVARFAFTSLLPSMLDGFLSITDAGVLASFNFVGYLLGAIFSIFMKDINTKVKYFRIGLILSVITTLILATTTNETLWLLSRIVAGFGSAMLLIVGGALVMVKLNYEDKTKAMGIHFSGIGIAIVTSELISQYVLKNGTFSDAWFVLSIFAFVISFYSMYILSFDKVLKQEAVKYKLSMSIFSPYVILLILAYFAEGVGFVVQGTFLPDIINSLEGLEGYGSLGWLVVGIAGIPSSIIWTRLAHNYGSVNIIIVAMALQVVGILIPAFTTNIYINLLSGALYGSTFIGLVALFMHLGGKLAGKNPVVLMGAMTAAYGIGQVSAPLYSVALIERFGNYNSTLYVTASIVFVGILFLLYAKRISIKTI; encoded by the coding sequence ATGAATATAAATTTATTAGACAGAAACAATAATGCTGCAATACTTCTTGCGGGCATCTTAGCCATAGTTGTCGGAGTTGGTGTTGCAAGATTTGCTTTTACCTCACTGCTTCCTTCTATGTTGGATGGTTTTTTATCAATCACAGATGCAGGAGTTTTGGCTTCATTTAACTTTGTAGGTTACCTCTTGGGTGCTATTTTTTCTATTTTTATGAAAGATATTAACACAAAAGTAAAGTACTTTAGAATAGGCTTGATTTTAAGCGTAATAACTACACTAATCCTAGCAACAACCACAAACGAGACTCTATGGTTGCTATCTCGGATAGTAGCTGGCTTTGGCTCGGCCATGCTCCTAATAGTTGGTGGTGCTTTGGTTATGGTAAAACTAAATTATGAAGATAAAACAAAAGCAATGGGCATTCACTTTAGTGGTATAGGTATTGCAATTGTTACAAGTGAACTGATAAGCCAGTATGTGCTAAAAAATGGAACTTTCTCAGATGCCTGGTTTGTTCTGTCTATATTTGCATTTGTAATCTCTTTTTATTCTATGTATATTCTCTCATTTGATAAAGTTTTAAAACAAGAAGCCGTGAAATATAAACTATCTATGTCAATCTTTTCTCCATACGTGATTTTGCTAATATTGGCTTATTTTGCAGAGGGAGTTGGTTTTGTAGTTCAGGGAACATTCTTGCCGGATATTATAAACTCGCTTGAAGGACTTGAAGGTTATGGAAGTCTCGGTTGGCTTGTTGTAGGAATCGCTGGTATTCCATCTTCTATAATCTGGACAAGATTAGCTCATAACTATGGAAGTGTCAACATCATCATAGTTGCAATGGCTTTGCAAGTTGTCGGCATCTTGATTCCTGCATTTACTACAAACATATATATAAACTTGCTAAGTGGTGCTCTGTATGGAAGTACATTTATAGGTCTTGTAGCACTCTTTATGCATCTTGGCGGAAAGCTTGCAGGGAAAAATCCTGTAGTGCTTATGGGTGCAATGACAGCTGCTTATGGCATCGGACAGGTAAGTGCACCACTTTACAGTGTTGCTCTAATAGAGCGTTTTGGAAATTATAACTCTACTCTTTATGTAACAGCATCTATAGTTTTTGTTGGAATATTGTTTTTGCTATATGCGAAGAGAATTTCAATTAAGACTATATAG
- a CDS encoding M15 family metallopeptidase, which produces MNRRLFLTALSLSPLIANDFIDKSEDIYLSYHEYATLKSLNNRLKRLSRYIGYANFNIVSFNDSLYYGRNYPKIGEFTKDELSLVDKLFSENPNQYGFYGSKTCSDINNIVSDKDIVKISHTGHFLFQGTAVEDYEKLKKDVGQTLVLTSGVRNVVKQLSLYANKLYHNGGNITQATIQIAPPAYSYHTISDFDVGVIGWGYKNFTDAFASTLEFEKMKKLDYISMRYKKNNSDGVRFEPWHVEVI; this is translated from the coding sequence ATGAATAGAAGACTTTTTTTAACAGCATTATCATTATCACCACTAATTGCCAATGACTTTATAGACAAAAGCGAAGATATATATCTTTCATATCATGAGTACGCTACTCTTAAATCTCTAAATAATAGACTAAAGAGATTAAGCAGATATATAGGCTATGCAAATTTTAATATAGTCTCATTTAATGATTCTCTTTACTACGGAAGAAACTACCCTAAGATTGGTGAATTTACAAAAGATGAACTATCTTTAGTTGATAAGCTTTTTTCTGAAAACCCTAATCAGTATGGATTTTACGGGTCTAAAACTTGTTCTGATATAAACAACATAGTTTCAGATAAAGATATTGTTAAAATTTCTCATACTGGACACTTCCTATTTCAAGGTACAGCAGTAGAGGATTATGAGAAGTTAAAAAAAGATGTCGGTCAAACTCTTGTGCTAACTTCTGGTGTTAGGAACGTTGTAAAGCAATTAAGCCTCTACGCTAATAAACTTTATCATAATGGCGGGAATATTACACAGGCTACTATACAAATAGCACCTCCTGCATACTCTTATCATACTATCAGTGATTTTGATGTTGGAGTTATTGGTTGGGGATATAAAAACTTTACAGATGCTTTTGCTTCAACTTTAGAGTTTGAAAAAATGAAAAAACTTGATTATATCAGTATGAGATATAAGAAAAATAATAGTGATGGAGTACGATTTGAACCGTGGCATGTTGAAGTTATATAG
- a CDS encoding arsenic transporter has product MLLASIIFLITLIFVIWQPRGLQIGTSAVIGAIVALTLGVVSLSDVSIVFDIIWDATLAFIGIIILSMVLDEIGFFEWAALKMAKLSHGNGHLMFVYSIILGAIVSALFANDGAALILTPILLAKMNILRLNTKTILAFLLAGGFISDSASLPFVFSNLTNIVTANYFDIGFAEFFSNMILPYFVSVIASMAVLWVILRKDIPQSVDIHLLKNPDDVIKHKGLFNFSWLFLALLLAGYFIGDAYNIPVSVFALGGGVLFLLIASYTKTVEPKRIIKEAPWQVVWFSLGLYIVVYGLKNAGLTDYITQILVYLNSQSEVVAVLGTGFLAAFLSAFMNNMPTIMVMDIALVDIANEAMIYANIVGCNLGPKMTPFGSLATLLWLHSLEKKGVHIDFWSYSKFGLIVTPPVLLVVLLSLT; this is encoded by the coding sequence ATGTTACTGGCATCTATCATTTTTCTAATCACTCTGATATTTGTTATCTGGCAACCTAGAGGTCTTCAGATTGGTACAAGTGCAGTTATTGGTGCTATCGTTGCACTAACTCTTGGAGTGGTAAGCTTGAGTGATGTCAGTATAGTTTTTGACATTATCTGGGATGCTACACTTGCTTTCATCGGTATTATCATACTTTCAATGGTTTTAGACGAAATTGGTTTCTTTGAGTGGGCAGCTCTTAAAATGGCAAAACTCTCTCATGGAAATGGGCATCTGATGTTTGTATACTCTATTATTCTAGGAGCTATAGTTTCAGCTTTGTTTGCAAATGATGGAGCGGCTCTTATTTTAACTCCTATTTTACTTGCAAAGATGAATATCCTTCGCCTTAACACAAAAACAATTTTAGCCTTCTTGCTAGCAGGCGGGTTTATAAGTGACAGTGCATCTCTGCCTTTTGTATTTTCAAACCTTACAAATATTGTAACGGCTAACTATTTTGATATTGGGTTTGCCGAGTTTTTTTCAAACATGATTCTTCCTTATTTTGTAAGTGTTATTGCGAGTATGGCTGTTCTTTGGGTGATTTTAAGAAAAGACATACCTCAGAGTGTAGATATTCATCTTCTAAAAAATCCTGATGATGTTATAAAGCACAAGGGATTATTTAACTTTAGTTGGTTGTTTCTAGCTCTTTTACTAGCCGGCTACTTCATCGGAGATGCTTATAACATTCCAGTTTCGGTCTTTGCTCTTGGTGGTGGAGTTCTTTTTTTACTAATAGCCTCTTACACAAAAACTGTAGAGCCTAAGCGCATTATAAAAGAAGCACCTTGGCAGGTTGTATGGTTTTCACTAGGTCTATACATAGTGGTTTACGGACTCAAGAATGCGGGACTTACAGACTACATAACCCAAATACTTGTATATCTAAACTCTCAAAGCGAAGTTGTTGCAGTATTAGGAACTGGTTTTTTAGCAGCATTTTTGAGTGCTTTCATGAACAATATGCCAACTATAATGGTTATGGATATTGCACTTGTAGATATCGCCAATGAAGCGATGATCTATGCGAACATAGTTGGATGTAATCTTGGACCAAAGATGACTCCGTTTGGATCACTTGCAACTCTACTTTGGCTTCACTCTTTAGAGAAAAAAGGTGTTCACATAGATTTCTGGTCATACTCAAAATTTGGTCTCATAGTAACTCCACCTGTTCTTTTGGTAGTTTTACTATCCCTGACTTAA
- a CDS encoding ester cyclase gives MVSSNKNIVSKYYEMWNSHEFKKAETILDAKLRFRGSIGIETVGIDEFKEYANTILTAFPNLYHATEIIIGEASQVAVYVTYTGTHKGKLFEYEPTDNRINYSGASFFTIRNEKITDIKVLGDRYSLYNQIKTI, from the coding sequence ATGGTAAGTAGTAACAAAAATATAGTCTCTAAATACTATGAAATGTGGAATTCACATGAGTTTAAAAAGGCAGAAACTATATTAGATGCAAAGCTTCGTTTTCGTGGATCTATTGGAATTGAAACAGTTGGTATTGACGAATTTAAAGAATATGCAAATACTATTTTAACAGCTTTTCCAAATTTATATCATGCAACCGAAATAATTATAGGGGAAGCTTCTCAAGTGGCTGTATATGTAACCTATACAGGCACACATAAAGGAAAGCTATTTGAGTATGAGCCAACAGATAATAGAATAAACTATTCGGGCGCATCATTTTTTACTATTAGAAATGAAAAAATAACTGATATTAAAGTACTTGGAGATAGATACTCTCTTTACAACCAGATTAAGACTATATAG
- a CDS encoding rhodanese-like domain-containing protein — translation MQRYLLIIVFFTTLVSAQNFDAYLKSFDYKSRTDMKIRTVEMLNMVEDGTAQVIDIRFREEFELWSLGFTKNIPLNELPERLDELDENKLIITVCPHNDRANIARMYLMLKGYNVKYLSDGILTTVNYLRGDNAKEFLEEYKKGKQK, via the coding sequence ATGCAAAGATATTTATTGATAATTGTGTTTTTTACAACTCTTGTAAGTGCACAAAATTTTGACGCATATTTAAAAAGTTTTGATTATAAATCAAGAACAGATATGAAGATAAGGACAGTTGAGATGCTAAACATGGTAGAAGATGGAACTGCCCAAGTTATTGACATACGATTTCGTGAAGAGTTTGAACTTTGGAGTTTAGGATTTACAAAAAACATACCTCTAAACGAACTCCCAGAGAGACTTGATGAATTGGACGAAAACAAGCTAATCATAACTGTATGTCCGCACAATGACAGAGCAAATATTGCGAGAATGTATCTAATGCTAAAAGGCTACAATGTCAAATATCTAAGCGATGGAATACTGACAACTGTTAATTACCTAAGAGGTGATAACGCAAAAGAGTTTTTAGAAGAATACAAAAAAGGAAAACAAAAATGA